A genomic window from Candidatus Denitrolinea symbiosum includes:
- a CDS encoding Fe-S cluster assembly protein HesB, which produces MSQNHSPMTTLQKRALAIHKKLIEVFGEPVWKNPPPPTDVLVSTILSQNTNDVNRDRADDALRAKFRTWEAVRDAKTEAVIAAIRPAGLANQKGPRIQQTLRQITEERGNLDLFFLKDLPLEEARSWLMKFKGVGPKTAAIVLCFSLGRPAFPVDTHIYRVTGRIGLRPQKMTVEQAHPYLEALFPPETHYAAHLNLIRLGREFCHARKPDCAHCPIRNLCDYGRAALSKR; this is translated from the coding sequence ATGTCGCAAAACCATTCGCCCATGACCACACTGCAAAAACGCGCCCTTGCCATTCATAAAAAATTGATCGAAGTCTTTGGCGAACCCGTTTGGAAGAACCCGCCTCCGCCGACGGACGTTCTGGTCTCCACGATCCTTTCGCAGAACACGAACGACGTCAACCGCGACCGCGCCGACGACGCGCTGCGCGCCAAATTCCGCACGTGGGAGGCCGTCCGCGACGCGAAGACGGAGGCCGTGATCGCCGCCATCCGTCCCGCGGGACTCGCCAATCAGAAGGGGCCGCGCATCCAGCAGACGTTGCGTCAGATCACGGAGGAACGCGGCAACCTCGACCTGTTCTTCCTGAAAGACCTGCCGCTCGAAGAGGCGCGCAGCTGGCTGATGAAATTCAAGGGCGTCGGCCCGAAGACGGCCGCCATCGTCCTGTGCTTTTCGCTGGGACGTCCCGCCTTCCCCGTGGACACGCACATTTACCGCGTCACCGGGCGGATCGGCCTGCGTCCGCAAAAGATGACGGTGGAGCAGGCGCATCCGTACCTCGAAGCGCTGTTCCCGCCCGAGACGCATTACGCCGCGCACCTGAACCTGATCCGCCTGGGACGGGAGTTCTGCCACGCGCGCAAACCCGATTGCGCCCATTGCCCCATCCGAAATTTGTGCGATTACGGCAGGGCAGCGCTCTCGAAACGTTAG
- a CDS encoding L-asparaginase II has protein sequence MNNPSAPLLEMLRGGLVESTHFGSIAVVDPDGRLLYSVGDPNTVAFLRSSAKPFQILPFVEGGGLERFGFTQKELALACASHETAQIHLDAVAALQEKVGVRESDLQCGPHLPSDADMLRRVIKEGIRPTANYNNCSGKHTAMLACAKMRGLPLDDYLSPDHPIQRDILAVLSDLSGLPPASIRLGVDGCSAPNFALPLFNAALAMARFCDPRGLGQVRAEACGQIASAMTAHPEMVSNFGEFDCELMKVGGGKIVTKRGAEGFQILGLLPGLIGERGLGIAFKATDGDPGRMNDSLEARPRVRPAVTLEILRQLDALDEEQLKRLAAFGPKRVLKNYAGLVTGESRPAFELAAQYAMAAA, from the coding sequence ATGAATAACCCATCCGCGCCCCTCCTCGAAATGCTTCGCGGCGGCCTCGTCGAATCCACGCACTTCGGCTCCATCGCCGTCGTGGACCCGGACGGCCGCCTGCTCTATTCTGTTGGCGACCCGAACACGGTCGCGTTCCTGCGTTCCTCCGCCAAGCCCTTCCAAATCCTGCCTTTCGTGGAAGGCGGCGGCCTGGAGCGTTTCGGATTCACCCAAAAAGAACTCGCCCTGGCCTGCGCCTCGCACGAGACCGCGCAGATCCACCTCGACGCGGTCGCGGCCCTGCAAGAGAAAGTCGGCGTCCGGGAATCCGACCTGCAATGCGGACCGCACCTGCCCAGCGACGCGGACATGCTGCGGCGCGTCATCAAAGAGGGCATCCGTCCGACCGCCAACTACAACAACTGCTCGGGGAAACATACCGCCATGCTGGCCTGCGCCAAAATGCGTGGACTGCCCCTCGACGACTACCTCTCGCCCGACCATCCGATCCAGCGCGACATTCTGGCGGTTCTCTCCGACCTGAGCGGACTGCCCCCCGCGTCCATCCGCCTCGGCGTGGACGGCTGCTCGGCGCCCAACTTTGCGCTCCCGCTCTTCAACGCCGCGCTCGCCATGGCGCGTTTCTGCGACCCGCGCGGACTGGGCCAGGTCCGCGCCGAAGCCTGCGGCCAGATCGCCTCCGCCATGACCGCGCATCCCGAAATGGTGAGCAACTTCGGCGAGTTCGACTGTGAGTTGATGAAAGTCGGCGGCGGGAAGATCGTCACCAAGCGCGGCGCGGAGGGATTCCAGATCCTCGGCCTCCTGCCCGGTTTGATCGGCGAACGCGGCCTGGGCATCGCCTTCAAAGCGACCGACGGCGACCCCGGCCGCATGAACGACTCGCTCGAAGCGCGTCCCCGCGTCCGCCCGGCGGTGACGCTGGAGATACTCCGTCAACTCGACGCGCTGGACGAGGAGCAGTTAAAGCGCCTCGCCGCGTTCGGTCCGAAGCGCGTGTTGAAAAATTACGCCGGCCTCGTGACGGGAGAGTCCCGCCCGGCCTTCGAACTGGCCGCGCAATACGCAATGGCCGCCGCGTAG
- a CDS encoding phosphoglycolate phosphatase, HAD superfamily, which translates to MPLDLSRIRALCFDVDGTLSDTDDLYAGQAARFLPRFLFRDPQRAARRLVMWIESPGNALMGIPDRFGLDDELAALVNWMNRHRKKRWKRYLLVPGVDAMLARLHGRYPMAVVSARDEDGTRAFLDRFNLTRYFDVIVAALTAEHTKPYPDPVIYAAEKMGVAPESCLMIGDTTVDIRAGRSAGAQTAGVLCGFGEEEELRRAGADLILKSTTDVEAALGG; encoded by the coding sequence ATGCCTCTCGACCTCTCGCGCATACGCGCCCTGTGCTTCGACGTGGACGGGACTCTGAGCGACACCGACGATCTCTACGCGGGCCAGGCGGCGCGCTTCCTGCCCCGCTTCCTCTTCCGCGACCCCCAGCGGGCCGCCCGCCGCCTGGTGATGTGGATCGAATCCCCCGGCAACGCGCTGATGGGGATTCCCGACCGCTTCGGCCTCGACGACGAACTGGCCGCGCTGGTCAACTGGATGAACCGCCATCGCAAAAAGCGCTGGAAGCGCTACCTCCTCGTCCCCGGCGTGGACGCCATGCTGGCGCGCCTGCACGGACGTTACCCGATGGCCGTCGTCTCGGCCCGCGACGAAGACGGGACGCGCGCCTTCCTCGACCGCTTCAACCTGACGCGTTACTTCGACGTAATCGTCGCCGCGCTGACCGCCGAACACACCAAGCCCTATCCCGACCCGGTCATTTACGCGGCGGAGAAGATGGGCGTCGCGCCCGAATCCTGCCTGATGATCGGCGACACCACCGTGGACATCCGCGCCGGCAGGTCCGCGGGCGCGCAGACGGCGGGCGTGTTATGCGGTTTTGGCGAAGAGGAGGAATTGAGGAGAGCGGGCGCGGACTTGATTCTCAAGTCCACGACGGACGTGGAAGCGGCGCTGGGCGGGTGA
- a CDS encoding glycerol acyltransferase, producing MKTTIFTTPILTDFFRALTRFFFRLFGWRVDGRIPDAPKFVIVGAPHTSNWDFIVFLGLALTLRGDFRFIGKAELFRSPLGGFFRWCGGYPVDRAKSQGLVDQMAEAFRANERFMLVITPEGTRSKVNEWKTGFYHIAKKAGVPILTGYVDSAAKTCGIGPAFNVTDDMEADIRSIKAFYADKTGIRPARTSEL from the coding sequence ATGAAGACGACTATCTTCACGACTCCCATCCTGACCGATTTTTTCCGCGCCCTCACCCGCTTCTTCTTCCGACTTTTCGGCTGGCGCGTGGATGGACGCATCCCAGACGCCCCGAAATTCGTCATCGTCGGCGCGCCGCACACCTCCAACTGGGATTTCATCGTGTTCCTCGGCCTGGCCCTCACCCTGCGCGGCGACTTCCGCTTCATAGGCAAAGCCGAGCTCTTCCGCTCTCCCCTCGGCGGATTCTTCCGCTGGTGCGGCGGCTACCCCGTGGACCGCGCCAAATCGCAGGGGCTGGTGGACCAGATGGCGGAGGCCTTCCGCGCCAACGAACGCTTCATGCTGGTCATCACGCCCGAGGGGACGCGTTCCAAAGTCAACGAGTGGAAGACGGGTTTCTATCACATCGCGAAAAAGGCGGGAGTCCCCATTCTCACCGGCTACGTGGACAGCGCCGCCAAAACCTGCGGCATCGGTCCCGCTTTCAACGTGACCGACGACATGGAAGCGGACATCCGCTCGATCAAAGCCTTCTACGCGGACAAGACCGGGATTCGCCCGGCGCGCACGAGCGAGTTGTAG
- a CDS encoding peptide ABC transporter substrate-binding protein encodes MSADYFLEIHDLKKRFLAGRPGLFARRVDYIHAVDGISLQLRRGEAVAVVGESGCGKSTLALTLMGLEEPTEGRIVFESKEITHANERDRKLLRQRIQMVFQDPYESLNPTQTIGEIVAEPLDVHGLVHTKAEREARVVKALEDAGLKPAADYMHRFPHQLSGGQRQRVVIAGALVLEPHLLIADEPVSMLDVSIRAEILNLLADLRQTRQISIILITHDLGTVGYFADRIAVMYLGRIVEIGPTAAVLANPQHPYTKALLSVVPVPNPRLRRERVILQGETPNPIHLPGGCRFHPRCPIAIERCKTEDPPYVDLGDGHQAACWLVKP; translated from the coding sequence ATGAGCGCCGACTACTTCCTCGAAATCCACGACTTGAAAAAACGCTTCCTCGCCGGCCGGCCGGGACTCTTCGCCCGCCGCGTCGACTACATCCACGCGGTGGACGGGATCAGCCTGCAACTGCGCCGCGGCGAGGCGGTGGCCGTGGTCGGCGAGAGCGGATGCGGCAAATCCACGCTGGCGTTGACGTTGATGGGACTCGAAGAGCCGACCGAAGGGCGGATCGTCTTCGAATCGAAGGAGATCACCCACGCCAACGAACGCGACCGCAAACTCCTCCGCCAACGCATCCAGATGGTCTTCCAGGACCCGTACGAGTCGCTCAACCCCACCCAGACCATCGGCGAGATCGTGGCCGAGCCGCTCGACGTGCATGGGCTGGTCCACACCAAAGCCGAGCGCGAGGCGCGCGTCGTCAAAGCGCTGGAGGACGCGGGGCTGAAACCCGCCGCGGACTACATGCACCGCTTCCCCCATCAACTTTCTGGCGGACAGCGCCAGCGCGTGGTCATCGCGGGCGCGCTCGTCCTCGAACCGCATTTGCTCATCGCGGACGAACCCGTCTCGATGCTGGACGTCTCCATCCGCGCCGAGATCCTCAACCTGCTCGCCGACCTGCGCCAGACGCGGCAGATCTCCATCATCCTCATCACCCACGACCTCGGCACGGTCGGCTACTTCGCGGACCGCATCGCGGTCATGTATTTGGGGCGCATCGTCGAGATCGGTCCCACCGCCGCGGTGTTGGCGAATCCGCAGCACCCCTACACCAAAGCCCTGCTCTCGGTCGTCCCCGTCCCGAACCCGCGCCTGCGACGCGAGCGCGTCATTTTGCAGGGCGAGACTCCCAACCCGATCCATCTCCCCGGCGGATGCCGCTTCCACCCGCGCTGTCCCATCGCCATCGAACGCTGCAAGACCGAAGACCCTCCGTACGTTGACTTGGGAGACGGTCACCAGGCGGCCTGCTGGCTGGTGAAACCATGA
- a CDS encoding nickel/oligopeptide ABC transporter ATP-binding protein — protein sequence MTESALVSAPATPSIVTRFADFWRVFRRSRMGIVGFIMLLVIVSVAVFAPVIAPYSPNAQHGVGTSDIYNPPSAAHWLGTDDAGQDVFTNFVYGARVSLIVGFFAAFISVFIGGLIGIVAGYYGGRVENVLMRFNDIMLVIPDLPLMVVIVALTKPSLFNIIFVIGLLGWTTTSRIVRSQTLAVKSRKFVLRARAIGADNRHIIRRHILPLVMPILVVNAVLVVSAAILDESVLSFLGLGDPTALSWGQMLNYAFGRGAMSTGAWWALVAPGFGIVWVVLGLTLFGHGLEQVLNPRLETHHLMRARPTVRHEATGKPLRPGPRTRLPSEAPIVLQANDLSISYVSDDRPPARAVENVSFYLREGELMGLVGESGCGKTTLALSLLRLLPAAGQVVNGEIWFGDTELTGLTDEEMEQVRWKGISMVFQGAMNALNPVRTVGDQIAEAIVKHDPTMKDAALEARVSELLDLVGISPEHNRHFPHQYSGGMRQRAMIAMALACNPKVIVADEPTTALDVMIQAQVLELLDSLRRKLGLSIIFVTHDLGVVAEMCDSVLVMYGGVTAEYADVDTIYNAARHPYTQELLKAFPDLTHPERRLVSIPGHPPKLDQLPPGCRFAPRCPLAFERCLVEQPAIHQLSDWHYASCHLAEETKQP from the coding sequence ATGACCGAATCAGCCTTAGTCTCAGCCCCCGCCACTCCTTCCATCGTGACGCGCTTCGCGGATTTCTGGCGCGTCTTCCGCCGCAGCAGGATGGGCATCGTCGGCTTTATCATGCTCCTCGTCATCGTGTCTGTGGCGGTCTTCGCCCCCGTCATCGCGCCGTATAGCCCGAACGCCCAGCACGGGGTGGGGACGAGCGACATCTACAATCCGCCCAGCGCGGCCCACTGGCTCGGCACCGACGACGCCGGGCAGGACGTGTTCACCAACTTCGTCTACGGCGCGCGCGTTTCGCTCATCGTCGGTTTCTTCGCCGCCTTCATCTCCGTCTTCATCGGCGGGTTGATCGGCATCGTGGCGGGATACTATGGCGGACGCGTCGAAAACGTCCTCATGCGCTTCAATGACATCATGCTCGTCATCCCCGACCTGCCGCTGATGGTCGTCATCGTGGCGCTCACCAAACCCTCGCTCTTCAACATTATCTTCGTCATCGGCCTGCTTGGATGGACCACCACCTCGCGCATCGTCCGCTCGCAGACGCTGGCCGTCAAATCGCGCAAATTCGTCCTGCGGGCGCGCGCCATCGGCGCGGATAACCGTCACATCATCCGCCGCCACATCCTCCCGCTGGTCATGCCGATCCTGGTCGTCAACGCGGTGCTGGTCGTCTCCGCGGCCATCCTCGACGAAAGCGTGCTCTCCTTCCTCGGCCTCGGCGACCCGACCGCGCTCTCGTGGGGACAGATGCTCAACTACGCGTTCGGGCGCGGCGCCATGTCCACCGGCGCGTGGTGGGCGCTCGTCGCGCCGGGCTTCGGGATCGTCTGGGTCGTCCTCGGGTTGACGCTCTTCGGTCACGGGCTCGAGCAGGTGTTGAATCCGAGGCTGGAAACCCATCACTTGATGCGCGCCCGGCCCACCGTCCGGCATGAGGCGACGGGCAAACCGCTTCGCCCCGGACCGCGCACGCGGCTCCCGTCCGAGGCGCCGATCGTCCTCCAGGCGAACGACCTGTCCATCTCCTACGTCAGCGACGACCGTCCCCCGGCGCGCGCCGTCGAGAACGTCTCGTTCTACCTGCGCGAAGGCGAGTTGATGGGACTCGTCGGCGAATCGGGCTGCGGCAAGACGACGCTGGCGCTTTCGCTGCTGCGCTTGCTCCCTGCGGCCGGGCAGGTCGTAAACGGCGAGATCTGGTTCGGCGATACCGAGCTGACCGGCCTGACCGACGAGGAAATGGAACAAGTGCGCTGGAAGGGAATCTCGATGGTCTTCCAGGGCGCGATGAACGCGCTCAATCCCGTGCGCACGGTGGGCGACCAGATCGCGGAGGCCATCGTCAAGCACGACCCGACGATGAAAGACGCCGCGCTCGAAGCGCGCGTTTCGGAACTTCTCGACCTCGTCGGCATTTCTCCCGAACATAACCGGCATTTCCCGCACCAGTATTCGGGCGGGATGCGCCAGCGCGCCATGATCGCCATGGCGTTGGCATGCAACCCGAAAGTCATCGTCGCGGACGAACCCACCACCGCGCTCGACGTGATGATCCAGGCGCAGGTGCTGGAACTGCTCGACTCGCTCCGCCGCAAACTTGGACTTTCCATCATCTTCGTCACGCACGACCTGGGCGTGGTCGCCGAGATGTGCGACTCGGTCCTGGTCATGTACGGCGGCGTGACCGCCGAGTACGCCGACGTGGACACCATCTATAACGCCGCGCGCCATCCGTACACGCAGGAATTGTTGAAGGCTTTCCCCGATCTCACGCATCCCGAAAGACGCCTGGTCTCCATCCCCGGCCATCCTCCCAAATTGGACCAACTGCCGCCCGGCTGCCGATTCGCGCCGCGCTGTCCGCTGGCGTTCGAACGCTGCCTCGTGGAGCAGCCCGCCATCCATCAATTGAGCGACTGGCACTATGCCAGTTGTCATCTGGCGGAGGAAACGAAACAGCCATGA
- a CDS encoding nickel/oligopeptide ABC transporter permease — protein sequence MKRWRYLLGKIGWAIFTVLFVLVLNFFLFRVLPGDPARAGIHDPRLKKEAIEAIRVRFGLDKPVINCFESLNPVKFGSCAVNPLDTQFFIYVKNLLQGEMGISYHTNRPVANILAERLWNTILLIGAGQLLAIFIGVIFGVFAAWKARTSIDYVALIVSLLAWSLPTFWLGIILLFWGSNHGLPVGGMQTPGMSSQPFFVRAGDVFRHMLLPTLTYTIVYMGEYMLIMRSSLLDVLSEDYVLTAKAKGLNTFQVLKDHALKNAMLPLVTIIAINLGFTMAGAVQIESVFSWPGLGGAIYEAVNRRDFPVLQGAFLLIAVAVIVANLIAELTYAYLDPRVQSE from the coding sequence GTGAAACGCTGGCGTTACCTCCTGGGCAAGATCGGATGGGCGATCTTCACCGTCCTCTTTGTGCTTGTCCTCAACTTCTTCCTCTTCCGCGTCCTGCCCGGCGACCCGGCGCGGGCGGGCATCCACGACCCGCGTCTCAAAAAGGAGGCGATCGAGGCCATCCGCGTCCGCTTCGGGTTGGATAAGCCAGTCATCAACTGCTTCGAGTCGCTCAATCCCGTCAAGTTCGGCTCGTGCGCGGTCAACCCGCTCGACACGCAGTTTTTCATTTACGTCAAAAACCTGCTGCAGGGAGAGATGGGCATCAGTTACCACACCAACCGTCCTGTGGCGAATATCCTCGCCGAACGGTTGTGGAATACCATTCTGCTCATCGGCGCGGGGCAACTCCTGGCGATCTTCATCGGCGTGATCTTCGGCGTGTTCGCGGCCTGGAAGGCGCGCACCTCCATTGACTATGTCGCGCTCATCGTCAGCCTGCTGGCGTGGAGTTTGCCCACATTCTGGCTGGGGATCATCCTGCTCTTTTGGGGCTCGAATCACGGACTGCCCGTCGGCGGGATGCAGACGCCCGGCATGAGCAGTCAGCCGTTCTTCGTCCGCGCCGGCGACGTGTTCCGTCACATGCTCCTGCCCACGTTGACGTACACTATCGTTTACATGGGCGAGTACATGCTAATCATGCGCTCCAGTCTGTTGGACGTGCTTTCGGAAGATTACGTCCTCACCGCCAAGGCCAAAGGACTGAACACATTCCAGGTTTTGAAGGACCATGCCTTGAAGAATGCCATGCTCCCGCTGGTGACGATCATCGCCATCAACCTGGGATTCACGATGGCGGGCGCGGTGCAGATCGAATCCGTCTTCTCCTGGCCCGGACTGGGCGGCGCCATCTACGAGGCCGTCAACCGCCGCGACTTCCCCGTGCTGCAGGGCGCGTTCCTGCTTATCGCGGTCGCAGTCATCGTCGCCAATCTCATCGCCGAGCTGACCTATGCCTACCTCGACCCGCGTGTGCAGAGTGAGTGA
- a CDS encoding nickel/oligopeptide ABC transporter substrate-binding protein, translating into MRKILALVMALAFVLAACGSKADGGGTVRIGWAGSPDSLNPGVAILTESYTIFELVYDSMYELNLDGSFSLAAAESVERSADGLVYTYKIHKDIKFHDGQPLTAKDIKFSYDFYGAHEDFPYMNPYTQYFETVEAPDDSTVVVTLTEAIPNIESQLVYLYILPEHIWKDYAEGSAATEFDNLEMIGSGPFEMVEYKQNEFVHLKANNKHFLTPPKVDEVIFQTFESQDVLVQAIKSGQVDMIAEMPATAVETLKGDPNVQVVSGAPFAPTVTDVIFNQVSPENCPTDAGGICTGHPALRDRNVRLALDHATDKQKLIDVVLLGYGTPGVTLIPDGLGMWFNSSIQGNQYDVARANQILDDAGYKDANGDGVRDMPDGSRPLTFRLNWPSDSVDDPRVAKMLSEMWTQVGVKVEMQAVDPDALTAQCCPAFDFDIIIWGWGSDPDPNLLLGVMTTDEIPTGSSETGYSNPEYDALYKQQSTELNLQKRIELVWKMQQIAFDDAVYVIPYYPDSIQAYRTDRFTGWLTGFPKLELTDVSSLVVIEAVKK; encoded by the coding sequence ATGAGAAAGATTCTTGCGTTGGTCATGGCCCTGGCTTTTGTGTTGGCCGCCTGCGGATCAAAGGCGGACGGGGGAGGCACGGTGCGGATCGGCTGGGCGGGAAGCCCCGATTCGCTCAACCCCGGGGTGGCGATCTTGACCGAGTCGTATACGATCTTCGAACTGGTCTACGACTCGATGTATGAACTGAACCTCGACGGTTCATTTTCTCTCGCGGCGGCTGAAAGCGTGGAACGGTCTGCGGACGGTCTGGTCTATACCTACAAGATCCACAAGGACATCAAATTCCACGACGGGCAGCCGTTGACCGCCAAAGACATCAAGTTCAGTTACGATTTCTACGGGGCGCACGAAGACTTTCCGTACATGAATCCCTATACCCAGTACTTTGAGACGGTCGAAGCGCCGGATGATTCCACGGTGGTGGTGACGCTTACCGAGGCCATCCCGAATATTGAAAGCCAGCTGGTGTATCTCTATATCCTCCCGGAACACATCTGGAAAGATTACGCCGAAGGCTCCGCTGCGACCGAGTTCGACAATCTGGAAATGATCGGCTCCGGGCCGTTCGAGATGGTGGAATATAAACAGAATGAGTTTGTTCATTTGAAGGCCAATAATAAGCATTTCCTGACGCCGCCCAAAGTGGACGAAGTCATCTTCCAGACCTTCGAAAGCCAGGACGTGCTGGTGCAGGCCATCAAAAGCGGGCAGGTGGACATGATCGCGGAAATGCCCGCCACCGCCGTGGAAACGCTGAAAGGCGATCCCAACGTGCAGGTGGTGTCCGGCGCGCCGTTCGCGCCGACCGTGACGGACGTCATCTTCAACCAGGTCTCGCCTGAAAACTGTCCGACGGACGCGGGCGGCATCTGCACTGGGCATCCCGCCCTGCGCGACCGCAATGTGCGCCTGGCGCTGGACCACGCCACCGACAAGCAAAAATTGATCGACGTGGTGCTGCTCGGGTACGGCACGCCCGGCGTCACGCTCATCCCCGACGGTTTGGGCATGTGGTTCAACAGTTCCATCCAGGGCAACCAGTACGACGTCGCCCGGGCAAACCAGATCCTCGACGACGCCGGCTACAAGGACGCGAACGGCGACGGCGTGCGCGACATGCCCGACGGTTCGCGCCCGCTGACCTTCCGCCTGAACTGGCCGTCGGACAGCGTGGACGACCCGCGCGTCGCCAAGATGCTCTCCGAGATGTGGACGCAGGTCGGCGTCAAAGTGGAGATGCAGGCGGTGGACCCCGACGCGTTGACGGCGCAGTGCTGTCCCGCCTTCGACTTCGACATCATCATCTGGGGCTGGGGATCCGATCCCGACCCGAACCTGCTGCTGGGCGTGATGACCACCGACGAGATTCCCACCGGCTCCAGCGAGACGGGTTACTCGAATCCCGAATACGACGCGCTCTACAAACAACAGTCCACCGAGTTGAATCTACAAAAGCGCATCGAGCTGGTCTGGAAGATGCAGCAGATCGCTTTCGACGACGCGGTGTACGTCATCCCGTACTATCCGGACTCCATCCAGGCCTATCGCACGGATCGCTTCACCGGCTGGCTGACCGGTTTCCCGAAGTTGGAACTCACCGATGTCAGTTCTCTGGTGGTGATCGAAGCGGTGAAAAAATAA
- a CDS encoding CRISPR-associated protein Cas4 yields the protein MLYLSFFLILLAIIFLWQSSRQQRQAGLPGGRVIYADTRAWGSPLEEPLFDARLGLTGKPDYLVEQKGQIIPIEVKSGRAPDSPYDSHIYQLAAYCLLVEKVYGKRPPYGIIHYPSRTFAVEYTPALESSLLDLLADMRRDEARSSVERSHDEPPRCVRCGFRNVCDQKLA from the coding sequence ATGCTCTATCTTTCTTTCTTCCTCATCCTCCTCGCCATCATCTTTCTCTGGCAATCCAGCCGCCAGCAGAGACAAGCCGGCCTGCCCGGTGGACGCGTCATCTACGCCGACACGCGCGCCTGGGGAAGTCCGCTCGAGGAGCCGCTCTTCGACGCCAGACTCGGGTTGACCGGCAAACCCGATTACCTCGTCGAGCAAAAGGGACAGATCATCCCCATCGAGGTCAAGAGCGGACGCGCCCCCGACTCTCCGTACGATTCGCACATCTATCAACTCGCGGCGTATTGCCTGCTCGTGGAAAAAGTCTACGGCAAACGCCCGCCCTATGGCATCATCCATTATCCGTCCCGCACTTTCGCAGTGGAGTACACCCCCGCGCTCGAATCCTCCCTGCTCGACCTGCTCGCCGACATGCGCCGCGACGAGGCGCGCTCCAGCGTGGAGCGTTCGCACGACGAGCCGCCGCGCTGCGTCCGCTGCGGCTTTCGGAACGTCTGCGACCAGAAACTGGCGTAA
- a CDS encoding NAD kinase codes for MFYMPDPFLPQRPVVAVHPKMPEALVEARAVAAYLKEKGLDAPTGSLYDESLRRRVKKNEFDLLIALGGDGTMLRAAHLCAPSNVPILGINLGRLGFLIQVEHKESRKHLNLLLKGKAWIEKRMMLRVEHFRAGESGSVSHALNEAAVSRGQTLRPVRLSVDVDGRLLTTYVADGVIAATPTGSTAYALAAGGPILPPELRNILIVPIAPHLSVDRAVVLSEGSTVNILVKGDNTVLSVDGQEPIMLAEDDRVNVRASEAAALFVRFGNPGYFYRNLTEHMNQNSL; via the coding sequence TTGTTCTATATGCCCGACCCATTCCTGCCGCAGCGCCCGGTTGTGGCTGTCCATCCTAAAATGCCCGAAGCGCTCGTGGAAGCCCGCGCCGTCGCCGCCTACTTGAAAGAAAAAGGCCTGGACGCGCCGACCGGCTCCCTGTACGACGAGAGCCTGCGCCGCCGCGTCAAAAAGAACGAGTTCGACCTGCTCATCGCCCTGGGCGGCGACGGGACCATGCTGCGGGCCGCGCATCTCTGCGCCCCGTCCAACGTGCCGATCCTGGGCATCAACCTCGGACGTTTGGGGTTTCTAATTCAGGTCGAACACAAGGAAAGCCGCAAACATCTCAACCTGCTGCTGAAAGGCAAAGCCTGGATCGAAAAACGCATGATGCTGCGGGTCGAACATTTCCGCGCTGGAGAGAGCGGCAGCGTCTCGCACGCGCTCAACGAAGCCGCCGTCAGCCGCGGACAGACGCTCCGTCCCGTGCGTCTCTCAGTGGACGTGGACGGCCGCCTGCTCACCACCTACGTGGCAGACGGCGTCATCGCCGCCACGCCGACCGGCTCCACCGCCTACGCGCTCGCGGCCGGGGGGCCGATCCTGCCTCCCGAATTGCGGAACATCCTCATCGTCCCGATCGCGCCGCATCTCTCCGTGGACCGCGCCGTGGTGCTGTCGGAAGGCTCGACCGTCAACATCCTCGTCAAAGGCGACAACACCGTCCTGAGCGTGGACGGACAGGAACCGATCATGCTGGCCGAGGACGACCGCGTCAACGTGCGCGCCAGCGAGGCCGCCGCCCTGTTCGTCCGCTTCGGCAACCCCGGTTACTTCTATCGCAACCTC